The DNA window CACCGCTCCCCAGCGCTCCACCAGCCAGCCCAGCCAGGCCTGCTGCAGGGTTTTTGGGCCCACCCGCCACTCCTGGAGGATCCACACCTTGACCAGGATGGGCGCGAGGTAAGCCAGCAGGGCGTTGGAGCCGGGAATGGTCAGGGGCCAGGCGGCAAAGCGCCAGCCCTTGCGGTCGAACAGCAGGTAGAAGCCCCCCAGCAGCAAGGTGGCCAGCCCCGCCGAGAGCAGGATGTAAGGTGGGGTCCAGTAAGTTTTGCTGAAGGGGAGCTCGAGGCTCCAGGCGTAACCCGCCGCCACCTCGAGCCCCCCCAGCACGGGTAACACCCTTTCCCTCCCGGAGCGCAGGATCTGGCTCGCTGCCGCGCCAAGGAGGGCCAAAGCCGTGGTGGGAACCACCGAGAGGAGGCCGCGCAGGCCTAGGGGCTCAAGGTAGCTGCGGTTGAGGTAGAGCAGCAGGTTGCGGTCCTCCTCGAAGATGCCCGGCCCCACGCCGGGGACGGGCACGAAGCGGATGGCGGCCCAGTAGCCCAGCAGCAGCGCCCCGCTCAGCAGCAACAGTGCCCCTACGGGAGAAGCGAGCCGGTGCAATACCGCTGCCACAAAGTAGGCCAGGGCGATGAGCTGGAGCACGTCCAGGGCCCACACCGGGGTGTGGGCCAGGCTGCTGGTGAGGAAGAGCCCAAGGCCAAACAGCAGCGCGCTGCGGCTGAACACGCGCGCATAAAAGCGCCAGGCGGGCAGGCCCAACCGGTCGAAGCTACTGGCTGAATAGGGAATCGAGGCCCCCATGCAGAACAAGAACCAGGGGAAGACCAAGTCGGCCAGGTTGACCCCGCCGAAGGGCGCGTGCATGAGCTGTTCGGGGGTGGCCTCGCCGATGGCGGCGTTGTTGACCAGCAGCATCAGCAGTACGGTCAGGCCGCGCAGGGCGTCGAGGGCTAGCAAGCGGAAGGCCGGGCGGCTTTGCGCGGAGGGCTGCTGCGGAAGGACCATAGCCCCACCTAGCGGCTCGCCCGCGCCTCGCCGCGCAGCAACTCGCCCGCGCTGACCATTCGGATGCCCCGCTGCCGGGCCTCCGCGAGGAAGCCCGGCAGCACCTGGATGCTCTGGAGCACGTTGTCGTGCAGCAGCACGATGCCCCCGGGTCGCAGCCGCGAGAGCAGGCGGGTCTCGAGGGTCCCGGTCCCCAGGTTGTCGAAGTCGGCGGGGTCGTCGCTCCACAGGACCAGCATCAGGCCCAGCTCCTGCGCCACCTTGAGCACCGTGGGGGAGTAGCGCCCTCCAGGGGGGCGGAAGTAGCGCACGCCCTGGCCGGTGATGTTCTGCAAGACTGCGTTGGCCAGGGCCAGCTCGTCACGAATGCTGGCCTCGTCGAGGCGATTGAGGCGCAGATGGTGAAAGGTGTGGTTGCCGACCTCGTGCCCCTCCCTCACCATGTCGCGCACGAAGTAGGGGTAGGCCAATGCGTTGCGTCCTATGCAGAAGAAGGTGGCCCGCACCCCACTGCGCCGCAAGGTGTCGAGTAATAAGGGGGTGTAGAGGGGGTGGGGGGCGTCGTCGAAGGTCAGGGCGGCCATGGGGGAGCCGTCCGTGGCTTGTCCTGCCGAGCCCACGGCGCT is part of the Calidithermus timidus DSM 17022 genome and encodes:
- a CDS encoding DUF5009 domain-containing protein, which translates into the protein MVLPQQPSAQSRPAFRLLALDALRGLTVLLMLLVNNAAIGEATPEQLMHAPFGGVNLADLVFPWFLFCMGASIPYSASSFDRLGLPAWRFYARVFSRSALLFGLGLFLTSSLAHTPVWALDVLQLIALAYFVAAVLHRLASPVGALLLLSGALLLGYWAAIRFVPVPGVGPGIFEEDRNLLLYLNRSYLEPLGLRGLLSVVPTTALALLGAAASQILRSGRERVLPVLGGLEVAAGYAWSLELPFSKTYWTPPYILLSAGLATLLLGGFYLLFDRKGWRFAAWPLTIPGSNALLAYLAPILVKVWILQEWRVGPKTLQQAWLGWLVERWGAVGGGWLYTLGYILAWWLVLAWLYRRRIFLRV
- a CDS encoding polysaccharide deacetylase family protein; this encodes MQPLLPGEVQPLAPGQRNAPPLPQIELKPAIPEVLKVEYASNGHLEVAHALVLLPDAELSPGPTLRLAQQVSSGVFEARASLDEVDLSLYRRADYGGIGGPLPYFTASVPKARLAEFLSLQPQSLARYDRLWLNPTNPLYGPPSYEPSGAPIRSERSAVGSAGQATDGSPMAALTFDDAPHPLYTPLLLDTLRRSGVRATFFCIGRNALAYPYFVRDMVREGHEVGNHTFHHLRLNRLDEASIRDELALANAVLQNITGQGVRYFRPPGGRYSPTVLKVAQELGLMLVLWSDDPADFDNLGTGTLETRLLSRLRPGGIVLLHDNVLQSIQVLPGFLAEARQRGIRMVSAGELLRGEARASR